Genomic window (Candidatus Marinimicrobia bacterium CG08_land_8_20_14_0_20_45_22):
TTATGGTTCTTATTTTAAGTTATCTCGTTGGATCCATTCCGTCGAGCATTATCGTCGGTAAATTGACAAAAGGAATCGATGTCCGGCAATTTGGTTCGGGAAACGCTGGCGGCACGAACGCCTTTCGTGTTCTGGGGTGGAAAGCGGGCTTATTTGTCTCGCTTTTTGATATAGCCAAAGGCGTATTCGCGACGGTCGTCATCTCACGCATCAGAATCGGCGACCTTCCATTTGAAAACGAAACGCTGGTCATGGTGCTGGCGGGATTATGCGCGATTTTAGGACATACTTTTACGATCTTCGCCGGATTTAAGGGCGGAAAAGGCGTAGCGTGTGGAGCAGGAATGATTATTGGGCTTTATCCGTCCGCATTTTTAGTTTGTCTTGTGATCTTTGCGTTGGTCTTGTTTTTGACGGGAATTGTCTCTATATCGTCAATGACCGCCGCGGTGAGTTTGCCGTTCATCCTGCTGGTCTCGAACCAACTATCCGGCGGACAAGTCGATAAGGGATTGATCATTTTTAGTTTTATCATCCCGTTATTTATTATTTACACACACCGAACGAACATCTCACGGTTAATTCACGGTGAGGAGAAATCGTTCGATAAAATCCGGATATTCTGTAGGAAAAAGAAAAACACCTAACTGAATTGTTTTTCAGTAATTCATCGAAGGATTTCAAAATGTCGAAATCGAAACATCAGCTTCTAAAGTTCATCTTGAAAAAGTACCTTTTCGCGGCGGCTTTTATCATCTTGATTCTTAAATCGTCTGTGTACTCTCAGATTCCTTTTAGTGATTTCGAGATTGTTGAAAGTATTCCCATTGGAACGGTGCTGGATAATCCAGAGATTCGAAATACGACACCGGTCTGGCTG
Coding sequences:
- the plsY gene encoding acyl-phosphate glycerol 3-phosphate acyltransferase; protein product: MITLIMVLILSYLVGSIPSSIIVGKLTKGIDVRQFGSGNAGGTNAFRVLGWKAGLFVSLFDIAKGVFATVVISRIRIGDLPFENETLVMVLAGLCAILGHTFTIFAGFKGGKGVACGAGMIIGLYPSAFLVCLVIFALVLFLTGIVSISSMTAAVSLPFILLVSNQLSGGQVDKGLIIFSFIIPLFIIYTHRTNISRLIHGEEKSFDKIRIFCRKKKNT